Proteins from one Kazachstania africana CBS 2517 chromosome 1, complete genome genomic window:
- the SST2 gene encoding GTPase-activating protein SST2 (similar to Saccharomyces cerevisiae SST2 (YLR452C); ancestral locus Anc_7.514) yields MATKKESTLTLHELASKSFNRSPNGLIFTEDLKSVFSVLIICLDLKAHSDTKTLFNAFTKYHPFSFTIQSAIEIMKHLEIKVDMNTTCINVSYNIKKSLALHLLQLFMDAKLLHTPADRTRGEAKEKVILQPTPKGVAILQKYARDIGLKKMPSILLSSLNSNKLFVFERSSLTDSIVHSDYLIHILFINLMGPSPNVWSPSNSDDKLPTLSQLLEYSNDTFTFENMNYAGMSGFVGKSDDADIESSWSDQIDENILHEKDRKSPLAHKFFTNPDSDSHVQYYVSDRGVRLFKSKVFGQNKTIVDYCFTTKALWQWLMDCTDIMYPKEAVSMAALLLKLGLIIPILLPPSNNSKKKFQISRSSYYTLSKTAHEIVQWNIQESSRTSNTDYLKKTVQTPRENYIDIEFASSGNIVVTDEKRSLNHNLEVTDDYLSHADSQFKDLDDILRDPGMRYLFRRYLEKDFCAENLDVYIEIKKFLKRMTLLKKIIESRNNKSAKKNTLELGFSDYNNHVAATIDSALIKQANECLEMAYHIYSSYIMIGAPYQLNIDHNLRESITAIMVHPQSPFSDTFPTSFDNLRCNDEEEDSVPAKNKEMAGLSHLPPVLLSPPAKAITRNSPPFRTLKSPKMSSRSVKPTPLALNNVSNHNGVMGMGTGEMVSTTLNETNIMKENNALTGTIKLLKILYPLLENVGEHIYKLMRSDSLQKFQNSSVYREIVSVIEYQE; encoded by the coding sequence ATGGCTACTAAAAAAGAGTCTACATTGACACTTCATGAATTAGCttcaaaaagtttcaatCGTTCGCCTAATGGGTTGATATTCACGGAGGATCTTAAGAGTGTTTTTTCTGTCCTGATAATTTGTTTAGATTTGAAAGCACACAGTGATACCAAGACGCTTTTTAATGCATTCACGAAATATCATCCTTTTTCCTTTACCATTCAAAGTGCTATTGAAATCATGAAGCATCTTGAAATCAAAGTGGATATGAATACTACATGCATCAATGTATcatataatattaaaaaaagtcTGGCATTGCATCTTTTACAATTATTCATGGATGCTAAGTTACTTCATACTCCTGCCGACAGAACCCGTGGTGAGgcaaaagaaaaggtaATCCTGCAGCCTACGCCAAAAGGTGTCGCTATTCTTCAGAAATATGCGAGAGATATAGGTCTTAAAAAGATGCCCAGTATTTTGCTGTCTTCACTGAATTCAAACAAATTGTTCGTGTTTGAAAGAAGTTCACTAACTGATTCCATTGTGCATAGTGACTACCTAATACATATTCTATTTATCAACCTGATGGGTCCATCTCCAAATGTTTGGTCCCCCTCAAATTCTGATGATAAGCTACCTACTTTGTCACAACTTCTGGAGTATTCTAATGATACCTTTACTTTCGAAAATATGAACTATGCAGGTATGTCTGGATTCGTGGGTAAGTCGGATGACGCAGATATAGAGTCATCTTGGTCGGAccaaattgatgaaaacaTCTTGCATGAAAAAGACAGAAAGTCTCCGTTGGCTCATAAATTCTTCACAAATCCAGATTCTGATTCCCACGTTCAATATTATGTATCAGACAGAGGTGTGAGGTTATTTAAGTCCAAGGTTTTCGGtcaaaataaaacaatTGTAGATTATTGTTTTACAACTAAAGCTCTCTGGCAGTGGTTGATGGATTGTACTGATATAATGTATCCAAAAGAAGCTGTTTCAATGGCGGCATTACTTCTCAAACTGGGCTTAATAATTCCAATCCTCCTTCCACCATCAAATaactcaaaaaaaaagtttcagATAAGTAGATCCTCCTATTACACTCTTTCAAAGACAGCCCATGAAATAGTCCAATGGAACATACAAGAATCCTCAAGAACTTCCAATACTGATTACCTAAAAAAGACAGTACAAACTCcaagagaaaattatataGACATAGAATTTGCTTCGAGTGGAAACATTGTTGTCACTGATGAAAAGAGATCATTAAATCACAACCTGGAAGTAACCGATGATTATCTCTCTCACGCTGACAGTCAATTCAAGGACTTGGATGATATCTTACGTGACCCCGGCATGAGATATCTTTTTAGAAGGTATCTAGAAAAAGACTTTTGCGCAGAAAATTTAGATGTATACATtgaaataaagaaattcttgaaaagaatgactttgctgaaaaagattattgaGTCtagaaataataaatctGCCAAAAAGAATACTCTTGAATTGGGCTTCTCAGATTATAATAATCATGTTGCTGCTACCATAGATTCGGCTCTCATTAAACAAGCCAATGAATGCCTTGAAATGGCATATCACATTTATTCCTCATATATTATGATAGGAGCTCCATATCAACTTAATATTGATCACAATTTGCGAGAGTCTATTACAGCAATTATGGTTCACCCGCAATCTCCCTTTTCAGATACATTTCCTACATCGTTTGACAATTTACGATGTaatgatgaggaagaggaCAGTGTACCAGCTaagaacaaagaaatgGCTGGATTATCACATCTCCCACCCGTTCTTTTGTCACCTCCTGCAAAAGCGATAACTAGGAATAGTCCACCTTTTAGAACGCTAAAATCTCCGAAAATGTCCTCAAGAAGTGTAAAGCCAACACCATTAGCCTTGAACAATGTTAGTAACCATAATGGCGTTATGGGTATGGGCACAGGCGAAATGGTAAGTACAACTCTGAATGAAACTAATattatgaaagaaaataatgcCTTGACGGGAAcgataaaattattaaaaattttgtaccCTTTGTTGGAGAACGTTGGTGagcatatatataaattgaTGAGGAGTGATTCATTACAGAAGTTCCAAAATTCTTCCGTGTATAGAGAAATTGTTTCCGTCATTGAGTATCAggaataa
- the GCD11 gene encoding translation initiation factor eIF2 subunit gamma (similar to Saccharomyces cerevisiae GCD11 (YER025W); ancestral locus Anc_7.513), whose amino-acid sequence MSDFQDREPSIVINGNLEPEEDQELYVEEEIPQQNEVDEKPVKKVAFTGIEDTESEEERLKREFEEGGGLPEQPVNPDFSTLNPLSPEIINRQATINIGTIGHVAHGKSTVVRAISGVQTVRFKDELERNITIKLGYANAKIYKCQEPTCPEPDCYRSFKSDKEISPKCQRPGCPGRYKLVRHVSFVDCPGHDILMSTMLSGAAVMDAALLLIAGNESCPQPQTSEHLAAIEIMKLKHVIILQNKVDLMREESALEHEKSILKFIRGTIADGAPIVPISAQLKYNIDAVNEFIVKTIPVPPRDFMISPQLIVIRSFDVNKPGAEIDDLKGGVAGGSILNGVFKLGDEIEIRPGIVTKDDKGKILCKPIFSNIVSLFAEQNDLKFAVPGGLIGVGTKVDPTLCRADRLVGQVVGAKGHLPNIYTDIEINYFLLRRLLGVKTDGQKQAKVRKLEVNEVLMVNIGSTATGARVVAVKADMARLQLTSPACTEVNEKIALSRRIEKHWRLIGWATIKKGTTLEPIA is encoded by the coding sequence ATGTCTGACTTTCAGGATAGGGAACCAAGTATTGTGATTAATGGTAATTTAGAACCAgaagaagatcaagaattatacgttgaagaagaaattccacaacaaaatgaagttgatgaaaaacCAGTGAAAAAAGTTGCATTTACCGGTATTGAAGATACtgaaagtgaagaagaaagattgaagcgtgaatttgaagaaggcGGTGGTCTACCAGAGCAACCTGTCAACCCTGATTTCTCCACTTTAAATCCTTTATCACCTGAAATTATTAATAGACAAGCTACTATTAACATTGGTACAATCGGTCATGTCGCTCACGGTAAATCTACTGTTGTCAGAGCCATCTCTGGTGTCCAAACTGTTCGTTTTAAGGATGAATTGGAACGTAATATTACTATCAAACTGGGTTATGCCAATGCgaaaatttacaaatgtCAAGAACCAACTTGTCCTGAACCAGACTGTTATAGATCATTCAAATcagataaagaaatttctcCTAAATGTCAGAGACCAGGCTGTCCAGGTCGTTACAAGTTAGTTCGTCATGTTTCCTTTGTCGATTGTCCAGGTCACGATATCTTAATGAGTACTATGTTATCAGGTGCTGCCGTTATGGATGCCGCTTTACTTTTAATTGCTGGTAATGAATCCTGTCCACAACCACAAACATCAGAGCATCTTGCGGCTATTGAAATTATGAAGTTAAAAcatgttattattttacaaaataaagttGATTTAATGCGTGAAGAAAGTGCTTTAGAACACGAAAAATCTATCTTAAAGTTCATCAGAGGTACGATCGCTGATGGAGCACCAATTGTCCCGATCTCTGCACAACtcaaatataatattgaCGCTGTCAATGAATTCATTGTGAAGACTATTCCAGTTCCACCAAGAGATTTCATGATCTCTCCTCAATTAATTGTCATTCGTTCTTTCGATGTTAACAAACCAGGTGCTGAAATTGATGACTTGAAGGGTGGTGTTGCTGGTGGTTCTATCTTAAACGGTGTTTTTAAATTGggtgatgaaattgaaatcagaCCAGGTATTGTCACCAAGGATGACAAGGGCAAGATTCTATgtaaaccaattttttcaaatatcgTATCATTATTCGCTGAACAAAacgatttgaaatttgcaGTTCCAGGTGGTTTGATCGGTGTAGGTACAAAGGTTGATCCAACTTTATGTAGAGCCGATCGTTTAGTTGGTCAAGTTGTTGGTGCTAAAGGTCATTTACCAAACATTTACACAGATATCGAAATCAATTACTTTTTGTTGCGTCGTCTATTAGGTGTTAAAACCGATGGTCAAAAGCAAGCCAAGGTCAGAAAATTAGAGGTGAATGAAGTTTTAATGGTGAATATTGGTTCTACCGCTACTGGTGCCCGTGTTGTTGCCGTCAAAGCTGATATGGCAAGATTACAATTGACCTCTCCAGCTTGTACTGAAGTCAATGAGAAAATTGCTTTATCAAGACGTATTGAAAAGCATTGGCGTTTAATTGGTTGGGCAACCATCAAGAAGGGTACTACATTAGAACCAATTGCctag
- the LEU3 gene encoding leucine-responsive transcriptional regulator LEU3 (similar to Saccharomyces cerevisiae LEU3 (YLR451W); ancestral locus Anc_7.512): protein MNLSGNTNQPTSMFTGSDGNTSSNMSVANTAARKRKFACVECRQQKSKCDAHERAPEPCSKCAKKGVPCVLKKDFRRTYKRARNEAIEEKFRELTKNLVNLTSSDEILKKIEEEKQKILDSNNFTKDKVKKQWRKNGSKNHVSPMSPYSSTPSQSLSPSVRNIPVHNFDYVHGMTEEQLQCTPKSLGDVYVSSEDIAKLFQEFATKYQVFLPVVDLTKGAERIYSLSPCLFWVILLIGLRRDRSQIKLMTRLSVLVKSVLAEIMISPIIRYTPSDKDEPLLNVASVYSVQAFLLYTFWPPLSSSLSADTSWNTIGTAMFQAVRVGLNSADFSKEYATANSELVNEQRRTWICCNIVSQIIASSFGFPAYISFDHAVMNSVKNINNNNNIPHELNQMIQIAHFQNQITKTLNSNSSNKLGQLSRHEKQSLLSVLNQQLSKLEVNLEESSYFDGIRKLVLLVSKVNLLSNYFFGSQSSEKDGSVDFETSSGLVKLYGATIHLLNHAYAMYQHDNNIIKYFPGVFVLNIWQCACIISKLVHSSLSSMLNVEDGRIAYQNAILLTYKASVLKHDMAYRSSGIMRSIWSLFNNMYQDWKKVNREVDENFNLDITVQSRMSVSVFFDCLYILKEKSGMAKLKRENGHHENNTSNLLGVEQNNNSSNDEDDDGNNSNTRNALVDEEHPEQKARRIIQTIPLDPDPISAGTVTSNSSKFSSPQTFDSHNENFSHLSKLHHDQANSEGDTTTTPSVIAPLSIDQLNNSMPGQGQIPSFDSIGNQILTYVPPIKHDAEDFHSDAVANSASPMSDRQGRNSKESPNSIMVNWDNWESDMVWKDVDILMNEFAFNPTL, encoded by the coding sequence ATGAATCTATCAGGTAATACAAACCAACCCACAAGTATGTTTACTGGTTCTGATGGTAATACAAGTAGCAACATGAGTGTAGCAAATACTGCCgcaagaaaaagaaagtttGCTTGCGTAGAATGCAGACAACAGAAGTCAAAGTGTGATGCACATGAACGTGCTCCTGAACCATGTAGTAAATGTGCCAAGAAAGGTGTTCCTTGTGTTCTTAAAAAGGATTTTAGAAGAACTTATAAGCGTGCCAGAAACGAAGCcatcgaagaaaaattcagagAGTTAACCAAAAATCTGGTTAATTTAACTTCAtctgatgaaattttgaagaaaatagaggaagagaaacaaaaaatattggaCAGCAACAATTTCACCAAGGATAAAGTTAAAAAACAATGGAGAAAGAATGGCTCAAAGAATCATGTCTCACCAATGTCTCCATATTCATCGACACCATCACAATCTTTGTCTCCTTCAGTAAGAAATATCCCAGTACATAACTTCGATTATGTACATGGTATGACAGAGGAACAGTTGCAATGCACACCAAAATCTCTTGGTGATGTCTATGTGTCAAGTGAAGATATTGCAAAACTTTTCCAAGAGTTTGCTACAAAATACCAAGTATTCTTACCAGTAGTGGACTTAACAAAGGGGGCAGAAAGAATATATTCTTTGTCACCATGCTTATTTTGGgttattttattaattgGTTTAAGGAGAGATCGTAGccaaataaaattaatgacGAGACTATCCGTCTTAGTGAAATCGGTCTTGGCCGAAATAATGATCTCTCCAATCATTAGATATACTCCTTCGGATAAAGATGAGCCATTATTAAATGTAGCTTCAGTGTACTCCGTTCAAGCCTTTTTATTGTACACATTTTGGCCTCCATTAAGTTCATCTTTGAGTGCTGACACTTCATGGAATACTATCGGTACTGCTATGTTCCAAGCAGTACGGGTTGGCCTGAACTCTgctgatttttcaaaagaatatgCAACAGCAAATTCAGAATTAGTCAATGAACAAAGAAGGACATGGATTTGTTGTAATATTGTTTCCCAAATCATTGCCTCTTCTTTCGGATTTCCGGCATATATATCCTTTGACCATGCTGTTATGAATTCtgtgaaaaatataaataacaataataatattccacATGAACTGAATCAAATGATACAGATCGCTCACTTTCAGAATCAAATAACAAAGACACtcaattcaaattcttctaataaaTTAGGACAACTTAGCCGGCACGAGAAACAATCTCTGTTATCAGTTTTAAATCAgcaattatcaaaattagaGGTAAATCTGGAAGAatcatcatattttgaTGGAATTAGGAAGTTAGTTCTCTTAGTTTCGAAGGTAAACTTgttatcaaattatttctttggCAGCCAATCTAGTGAGAAGGATGGCTCagttgattttgaaacaagtAGTGGCTTGGTAAAACTATACGGTGCTACAATTCATCTACTTAATCATGCTTATGCAATGTATCAACATGACAATAACATTATAAAATACTTTCCAGGCGTCTttgttttgaatatatGGCAATGTGCATGCATTATCAGTAAATTGGTCCATTCTTCCTTATCATCCATGCTGAATGTTGAAGATGGTAGGATTGCTTATCAAAATGCAATTCTCTTAACGTACAAAGCGTCAGTTCTCAAACATGATATGGCCTATAGATCCTCTGGTATTATGAGAAGTATCTGGTCCCTTTTCAACAACATGTATCAGGACTGGAAGAAAGTAAATAGAGAGGTCGATGAGAATTTCAACCTAGACATAACTGTGCAATCAAGAATGTCCGTTAGTGTATTTTTTGACTGcctttatattttgaaggaaaagTCTGGTATGGCGAAATTGAAGAGGGAAAATGGACACCATGAGAACAATACTAGCAATCTATTAGGGGTAGAACAGAATAATAACAGTAgcaatgatgaagatgacgatgGTAACAATTCTAATACTAGAAATGCTCTTGTTGACGAAGAACATCCTGAGCAGAAGGCAAGAAGGATTATTCAAACAATTCCTTTAGATCCCGATCCAATAAGTGCAGGGACTGtaacttcaaattcaagtaaattttcttctcctCAAACCTTCGATTCTCACAATGAGAATTTTTCTCATTTGAGCAAATTACACCATGATCAAGCAAATAGTGAGGGCGATACTACGACTACTCCAAGTGTTATAGCTCCTTTGtcaattgatcaattaAACAACAGTATGCCAGGACAAGGGCAAATACCAAGCTTTGATTCCATTGGTAACCAAATCCTTACTTATGTTCCACCCATTAAACATGATGCTGAGGATTTCCATTCTGATGCTGTGGCAAATTCAGCAAGTCCAATGTCGGATAGACAGGGCAGAAACTCAAAAGAGTCACCAAATTCTATAATGGTAAATTGGGATAACTGGGAATCTGATATGGTTTGGAAGGAcgttgatattttgatgaaCGAATTTGCATTTAATCCGACATTATAg
- the KAFR0A03190 gene encoding uncharacterized protein (similar to Saccharomyces cerevisiae YJR124C; ancestral locus Anc_7.511) → MNILKELKEAPKDIKLLWASVFLRLMSYGLTNQVLTLFLNAIDMKEDKIGLFMSLTLFGDVICSYILTWYADSWGRRRVLVYGSVMMCLSGIVFSYSQNFHVLLIFAIFGVISPSSDEVGPFKSIEESMIAHLSPNNKRPEVYAMHALVGTMGSALGAIICGFFVDTLKHYGIAKTNLECYKLVFLFYALLALGKVIIMFSLSEKTELDGHYHEVHHNATGSMVEAIGEETDELAPLITQREEIDTDNTTSSGRLSKETRTVLMKLLIIFMIDSFGSGFMTSGWMVYYYKKVFGVRSISLGTMFFCVQIVQAFSTIPSSIVARLFGPVRATLLVQVPSGIFSILIPLAESHLSLSIFLLNLHFATTAMDVTPRQILLTNLITPRDLTKVMGIVNIGKTFARCIGPIFTGVLARRSYLWLCYIISGSLVILADSILACLFLDVDKRILKQINQS, encoded by the coding sequence ATGAACATATTGAAGGAACTAAAAGAAGCGCCCAAGGACATTAAGTTGTTATGGGCCTCTGTCTTTCTTAGATTGATGTCATATGGTTTGACAAATCAAGTTCTTACGTTATTTTTAAATGCAATTGATATGAAAGAAGACAAGATTGGCCTCTTCATGTCATTAACCTTATTTGGTGATGTTATCTGCTCATATATTCTAACATGGTACGCTGATTCATGGGGAAGAAGAAGGGTTCTCGTGTACGGTTCAGTAATGATGTGTCTGAGTGGTATTGTTTTTAGTTACAGTCAGAACTTTCACGTTCTATTAATTTTTGCTATTTTTGGTGTCATTTCGCCATCAAGTGATGAAGTGGGACCATTCAAATCTATTGAAGAGTCCATGATTGCCCATTTATCACCAAATAATAAGAGACCCGAAGTTTATGCGATGCATGCCCTAGTTGGTACTATGGGTAGTGCATTGGGTGCTATTATTTGTGGGTTCTTCGTTGATACCCTTAAACATTATGGCATTGCTaagacaaatttagaatgttataAATTagtatttttattttatgCCCTTCTTGCTTTGGGAAAAGTCATCATCATGTTCTCCTTATCTGAAAAGACAGAGTTAGATGGACATTATCATGAGGTCCATCATAATGCTACTGGATCTATGGTCGAGGCAATAGGGGAAGAAACCGATGAGTTAGCACCATTAATCACtcaaagagaagaaattgacaCTGATAACACAACTTCCTCTGGAAGACTTTCCAAAGAAACTCGTACCGTATTGATGAAGTTATTGATTATATTCATGATTGATTCATTTGGTTCTGGGTTCATGACGAGTGGTTGGATGGTTTACTACTATAAGAAAGTATTTGGCGTGAGATCTATATCTTTAGGAACAATGTTCTTTTGCGTACAGATCGTTCAAGCATTTTCGACAATCCCATCATCCATAGTTGCCAGATTGTTCGGTCCTGTTAGAGCGACTTTATTGGTCCAAGTACCATCAGgtatcttttcaatattgatcCCATTAGCTGAGTCACacttatcattatcaatcTTTCTATTGAACTTACATTTTGCTACGACGGCCATGGACGTCACACCAAGACAGATTCTTTTAACCAATTTAATAACGCCTAGGGATCTAACCAAGGTCATGGGGATTGTCAATATCGGTAAAACATTTGCACGTTGCATAGGTCCCATTTTCACTGGTGTGTTAGCAAGAAGAAGTTATCTTTGGTTATGTTATATCATCAGCGGTTCATTGGTTATCCTGGCAGATTCCATATTAGCCTGCTTATTTTTGGATGTTGACAAGAGAATATTGAAGCAAATTAATCAGTCGTAA
- the RPS5 gene encoding 40S ribosomal protein uS7 (similar to Saccharomyces cerevisiae RPS5 (YJR123W); ancestral locus Anc_7.509) yields MSDVETPVEVQEDFEVVEEFTPVTLATAIPEEVQRAQAEIKLFNKWSFEDVEVKDASLVDYIQIRQPIFVAHTAGRYANKRFRKAQCPIVERLTNSLMMNGRNNGKKLKAVRIIKHTLEIINILTDSNPLQVVVDAISNTGPREDTTRVGGGGAARRQAVDVSPLRRVNQAIALLTIGAREASFRNIKTIAETLAEELINAAKGSSTSYAIKKKDELERVAKSNR; encoded by the coding sequence ATGTCTGACGTTGAAACTCCAGTTGAAGTTCAAGAAGATTTCGAAgttgttgaagaattcaCCCCAGTTACTTTAGCAACTGCCATTCCAGAAGAAGTTCAAAGAGCTCAAgctgaaatcaaattatttaacAAATGGTCTTTTGAAGATGTCGAAGTTAAAGATGCTTCTTTAGTCGACTACATCCAAATCAGACAACCAATCTTTGTTGCTCACACTGCTGGTCGTTATGCCAACAAGAGATTCAGAAAGGCTCAATGCCCAATCGTTGAAAGATTAACCAACTCTTTAATGATGAACGGTAGAAACAATGGTAAGAAATTAAAGGCTGTCAGAATCATCAAGCACACTTTAGAAATCATCAACATCTTAACTGACTCTAACCCATTACAAGTTGTTGTTGATGCTATCTCTAACACTGGTCCAAGAGAAGACACTACCAGAgttggtggtggtggtgcTGCCAGAAGACAAGCTGTTGATGTTTCTCCATTAAGAAGAGTTAACCAAGCTATTGCTTTATTAACTATCGGTGCTAGAGAAGCTTCTTTCAGAAACATTAAGACCATTGCTGAAACTTTAGCTGAAGAATTAATCAACGCTGCCAAGGGTTCTTCTACTTCTTATGCCATCAAGAAGAAGGATGAATTAGAACGTGTTGCTAAGTCTAACCGTtaa
- the IBA57 gene encoding Iba57p (similar to Saccharomyces cerevisiae CAF17 (YJR122W); ancestral locus Anc_7.508), whose protein sequence is MIRTNNIAFKTVRRYTSSKPDGILRYAKLTEKSYLKIHGPDTIKFLNGLVTSKLLPNFTKKNLTTVTEKSRAINLPFSLHDSNVGIYNDVGINDEFYISRFGQYTGFLNGRGKLITDSIIYPLFDKAPYPEFYLEFNKNIVHKMHTFLQHHKLLSKFKLNTEKLQTWDVSIGFPTVEEHDENPWVGNILNPMMSIQNPEDALSFINNVKTALFDGYEKNILGIYVERRTDPLIRQNGSMPLSLRLVTDDTIKSISSIYNEKTFPFKFDMKEVEPSFFRKQRLTYGITDGTQDFKSESLLPLELNFDKWHNAVSENKGCYVGQELTARTFSTGILRKRVVPVTLPNFKLLESNNDYFEIQAKNPIQGSDPNLAQSPFGQSKNSRKRPAGALVAHEGDVGLALLRTEYFQTAFGNNNKFYIHLNDTKTVEVHPQKPFWYSE, encoded by the coding sequence ATGATAAGAACGAATAATATTGCTTTCAAGACTGTTAGGAGGTATACTTCCTCAAAACCTGATGGTATTCTAAGATATGCAAAGTTAACCGAAAAATCATACTTGAAGATACACGGCCCCGATACGATTAAATTCCTAAATGGATTAGttacttcaaaattacTGCCCAATTTCaccaaaaagaatttgactACCGTGACTGAGAAATCTAGGGCGATAAATCTGCCTTTCAGCCTCCACGATTCCAATGTGGGCATATATAATGATGTTGGTATCAACGATGAATTCTACATCTCAAGGTTTGGGCAATACACAGGTTTCCTAAACGGTAGAGGTAAACTAATCACTGATTCAATCATATATCCACTATTTGATAAGGCTCCATACCCTGAGTTCTACTTggaatttaataaaaatatagtCCATAAAATGCATACTTTTTTACAACATCATAAATTACTGAGTAAATTCAAGTTAAATACAGAAAAATTGCAAACGTGGGACGTATCGATCGGATTTCCAACCGTTGAAGAACACGATGAAAATCCTTGGGTTGGCAATATTCTAAATCCCATGATGTCTATTCAAAATCCAGAGGATGCCCTTTCTTTTATAAATAACGTGAAAACTGCACTTTTCGATGGATATGAGAAGAATATCCTGGGAATTTATGTGGAAAGAAGGACTGATCCGTTAATAAGACAAAATGGTTCGATGCCATTGTCACTTAGACTAGTAACTGACGATACCATTAAGAGCATTTCCAGCATATATAACGAAAAGACTTTCCCATTTAAATTTGACATGAAAGAAGTAGAACCATCATTTTTTAGGAAGCAAAGGTTGACATATGGTATAACTGATGGTACGCAAGATTTCAAATCGGAATCTTTGTTGCCTTTAGAGctaaattttgataaatggCATAACGCTGTAAGTGAAAACAAAGGCTGTTATGTGGGACAAGAGTTAACAGCGAGAACATTCTCCACAGGcattttgagaaaaagaGTTGTACCTGTAACATTAcccaatttcaaattattggaatCAAACaatgattattttgaaattcaagcAAAAAATCCCATACAAGGTTCAGATCCCAATCTTGCTCAAAGCCCATTTGGACAAAGTAAAAATTCTCGTAAGCGGCCTGCTGGAGCACTAGTTGCCCACGAGGGCGATGTTGGACTAGCATTATTAAGAACAGAATACTTCCAAACTGCATTtggaaataataataagtTCTATATCCATCTCAATGACACTAAAACAGTGGAAGTACATCCACAAAAGCCTTTCTGGTATAGCGAATGA